A DNA window from Arachis duranensis cultivar V14167 chromosome 3, aradu.V14167.gnm2.J7QH, whole genome shotgun sequence contains the following coding sequences:
- the LOC107478222 gene encoding callose synthase 12-like, whose product MNFRQRQPHASPVATATPVREEEPYNIIPVYNLLADHPSLRFPEVRAAAAALRAVGDLRRPPFGQWRPHMDLLDWLALFFGFQRDNVRNQREHLVLHLANAQMRLTPPPDNIDTLDAGVLRRFRRKLLKNYNSWCSYLGKKSNIWISDRRRGGSADSEQRRELLYVSLYLLIWGEAANLRFVPECICYIFHHMAMELNKILEDYIDENTGQPVMPSLSGENAFLNHVVKPIYETIRREVDSSWNGTAPHSAWRNYDDINEYFWSRRCFEKLGWPLDIGSNFFVTGSGGKRVGKTGFVEQRSFLNLLRSFDRLWVMLVLFLQAAIIVAWEEKTYPWQALEDRSVQVKVLTIFFTWSGMRLVQSLLDMVMQFRLVTRETMGQGVRMVMKVIVAAGWIVVFGVMYERIWSQRNHDRRWSAEANRRVVNFLEVVFVFIIPELLALALFIIPWIRNFVENTNWRIFYMLSWWFQSRIFVGRGLREGLVDNIKYTLFWVVVLATKFCFSYFLQVKPMVAPTKALLKLRNVEYEWHEFIHNSNRFAVGLLWLPVVLIYLMDIQIWYSIYSSFVGAAVGLFAHLGEIRNMQQLKLRFQFFASAIQFNLMPEEQLLNARGTLKSKFKDAIHRLKLRYGLGRPFKKLESNQVEANKFALIWNEIILSFREEDIISDREVELLELPQNSWNVRVIRWPCFLLCNELLLALSEAKELVDESDNKLTRKIRKNEYRRCAVIEAYDSIKHLLLEIIKPNSEEHSIVTVLFQEIDHSLEIEKFTKTFKTTALPLLHSKLIKLVDLLNKPKKDATQVVNSLQALYEIAVRDFFREERKTEQLREDGLAQRNPGSGLLFENAIQLPEINNENFYRQVRRLHTILTSRDSMQNIPKNLEARRRIAFFSNSLFMNMPHAPQVEKMLAFSVLTPYYSEEVLYSKEQLRTENEDGVSILYYLQTIYDDDWKNFMERMRREGMVKDSDIWADKLRELRLWASYRGQTLTRTVRGMMYYYRALKMLAFLDSASEMDIREGSRELVTMRQDSLDVMNAEKSPSRSLSRASSSVSLLFKGHEYGTALMKFTYVVACQIYGSQKAKKDPHAEEILYLMKNNEALRVAYVDEITTSRDEKEYYSVLVKYDQQLQREVEIYRVKLPGPLKLGEGKPENQNHAIIFTRGDAVQTIDMNQDNYFEEALKMRNLLEEYRHYYGIRKPTILGVREHVFTGSVSSLAWFMSAQETSFVTLGQRVLANPLKVRMHYGHPDVFDRFWFLTRGGISKASRVINISEDIFAGFNCTLRGGNVTHHEYIQVGKGRDVGLNQVSMFEAKVASGNGEQVLSRDVYRLGHRLDFFRMLSFFYTTVGFFFNTMMVILTVYAFLWGRLYLALSGVEAAMESNSNNNKALGTILNQQFIIQLGLFTALPMIVENSLEHGFLQAIWDFLTMQLQLSSVFYTFSMGTRSHFFGRTILHGGAKYRATGRGFVVEHKSFAENYRLYARSHFVKAIELGLILVIYASHSPVASDTFVYIAMTITSWFLVASWIIAPFVFNPSGFDWLKTVYDFDDFMNWIWYRGSVFAKAEQSWERWWYEEQDHLRVTGLWGKCMEIILDLRFFFFQYGIVYQLGIAAGSHSIVVYLLSWICVVLIFGVYMLVAYAHNKYAAKEHIYYRLVQFLLIILAILVIVALLEFTNFKFVDIFTSLLAFIPTGWGLILIAQVFRPFLESTIVWDGVVSVARLYIGILLNNFFLFDPMLLYVKLRTTLTR is encoded by the coding sequence ATGAATTTCCGCCAGCGTCAACCCCATGCGTCGCCGGTGGCCACCGCTACACCGGTCCGGGAGGAAGAGCCCTACAACATAATCCCCGTCTACAATCTCCTCGCTGACCACCCCTCCCTCCGGTTCCCTGAAGTCCGCGCCGCTGCAGCAGCACTACGCGCCGTTGGAGACCTCCGGCGGCCGCCGTTCGGGCAATGGCGACCTCACATGGACCTCCTTGACTGGCTCGCACTCTTCTTTGGCTTCCAGCGCGACAACGTCCGCAACCAGCGCGAGCACCTCGTCCTTCACCTCGCCAACGCTCAGATGCGCCTCACGCCGCCGCCGGACAACATCGACACACTCGATGCCGGCGTCCTCCGTCGCTTCCGCCGGAAGCTCCTCAAAAACTACAACTCTTGGTGCTCCTACCTAGGCAAGAAGTCCAACATCTGGATCTCCGACCGCCGCCGCGGCGGCTCCGCTGACTCTGAGCAGCGCCGTGAGCTCCTCTATGTGTCCCTCTACCTCCTGATCTGGGGCGAGGCGGCGAACCTCCGCTTTGTTCCGGAGTGCATCTGCTACATCTTCCACCACATGGCAATGGAGCTGAACAAGATCTTGGAGGATTACATTGACGAGAACACTGGCCAGCCTGTGATGCCTTCGCTTTCAGGTGAGAACGCTTTCCTCAACCACGTTGTGAAACCTATCTATGAAACTATTAGGCGTGAGGTTGATAGTAGTTGGAATGGAACTGCTCCGCACAGTGCTTGGAGGAATTACGACGATATCAATGAGTATTTTTGGAGTAGGAGGTGTTTTGAGAAGCTTGGATGGCCCCTTGATATTGGTAGCAACTTCTTTGTGACGGGTAGCGGTGGGAAGCGTGTTGGGAAGACTGGGTTTGTGGAGCAGAGGTCGTTTTTAAACCTGCTTAGGAGTTTTGATAGACTTTGGGTGATGCTGGTTTTGTTCCTTCAGGCTGCTATTATTGTTGCTTGGGAGGAGAAGACTTATCCGTGGCAAGCATTGGAGGACAGGAGTGTTCAGGTTAAGGTTTTGACCATTTTCTTCACGTGGAGTGGCATGAGGTTAGTGCAGTCTCTGCTTGATATGGTGATGCAGTTTAGGTTGGTGACAAGGGAGACGATGGGGCAAGGTGTGAGGATGGTGATGAAGGTTATTGTTGCAGCCGGGTGGATTGTTGTGTTTGGGGTCATGTATGAGAGGATATGGTCTCAGAGAAACCATGATAGGAGGTGGTCAGCAGAAGCGAATAGAAGGGTGGTGAATTTTCTGGAGGTTGTGTTTGTTTTCATCATTCCTGAGCTTCTGGCTCTGGCCCTTTTTATAATTCCCTGGATTAGAAACTTTGTTGAGAATACAAATTGGAGGATCTTTTACATGTTGTCATGGTGGTTTCAAAGTAGAATCTTTGTTGGTCGTGGCTTGAGGGaaggtcttgtggacaacattAAGTACACATTGTTCTGGGTTGTGGTGCTGGCCACAAAATTTTGTTTCAGTTACTTTCTGCAGGTCAAACCCATGGTTGCTCCAACAAAGGCACTGTTGAAGCTTAGGAATGTTGAATATGAATGGCATGAGTTTATTCATAACAGCAACCGATTTGCTGTTGGATTATTGTGGCTTCCGGTTGTTTTGATATATCTAATGGATATACAGATTTGGTATTCAATATATTCATCCTTTGTTGGGGCTGCTGTGGGGTTGTTTGCACATTTGGGTGAGATTCGAAATATGCAACAGCTGAAATTGAGGTTCCAGTTTTTTGCCAGTGCAATTCAGTTCAATCTCATGCCAGAGGAGCAATTGTTGAATGCAAGAGGAACATTGAAGAGCAAGTTTAAGGATGCCATCCACAGGTTGAAGCTCAGATATGGGCTTGGTCGGCCATTTAAGAAGCTTGAGTCTAACCAGGTTGAGGCCAACAAGTTTGCTTTGATATGGAATGAGATAATTTTGTCTTTCAGGGAGGAGGATATCATCTCTGACAGGGAGGTTGAGCTTTTGGAGCTGCCACAGAACTCTTGGAATGTCAGGGTTATCCGCTGGCCATGTTTTCTTCTCTGCAATGAGTTGCTGCTTGCACTCAGTGAAGCCAAAGAACTGGTTGATGAGTCTGACAACAAGCTGACAAGAAAGATACGCAAGAATGAGTACAGACGCTGTGCTGTCATTGAAGCATATGATAGCATAAAGCACTTGCTTCTTGAGATTATCAAACCCAACAGTGAAGAGCATTCTATTGTGACAGTTCTATTCCAAGAAATTGATCACTCTTTGGAGATTGAGAAATTCACAAAAACATTCAAAACCACTGCACTGCCTCTGCTCCATAGCAAGTTGATAAAGCTTGTTGATTTATTAAACAAACCCAAGAAAGATGCTACTCAAGTGGTGAATAGCCTTCAGGCCCTTTATGAGATTGCTGTCCGAGATTTTTTCAGGGAAGAAAGGAAAACCGAACAGCTGAGGGAGGATGGTTTGGCTCAACGTAACCCAGGTTCAGGTCTCCTTTTTGAGAATGCTATTCAGTTACCTGAGATCAACAATGAGAACTTCTATCGGCAGGTTCGGCGTTTGCACACAATTCTCACCTCCAGGGATTCAATGCAAAACATCCCCAAAAATCTAGAAGCTAGACGGAGGATTGCCTTTTTCAGTAATTCACTTTTTATGAACATGCCCCATGCTCCCCAAGTTGAGAAAATGTTGGCTTTCAGTGTTTTAACACCTTATTACTCGGAAGAAGTATTATACAGCAAAGAACAGCTCAGAACTGAGAATGAAGATGGGGTTTCAATCCTTTATTATTTGCAGACTATATATGATGATGACTGGAAGAATTTTATGGAAAGGATGCGTCGGGAGGGGATGGTGAAAGACAGTGATATTTGGGCTGATAAGCTTAGAGAGTTGAGGCTTTGGGCTTCCTACAGAGGCCAGACACTAACACGAACAGTTAGAGGAATGATGTATTACTACCGGGCCCTCAAGATGCTGGCTTTCCTGGACTCTGCGTCAGAAATGGATATTCGAGAGGGATCCCGTGAACTTGTTACAATGAGGCAAGATAGTTTAGATGTTATGAACGCCGAAAAGTCACCATCTAGGAGTTTAAGCAGGGCAAGTAGTTCAGTAAGTTTGTTATTCAAAGGCCATGAATATGGGACTGCTTTAATGAAATTCACATATGTGGTTGCCTGCCAGATATATGGATCTCAGAAAGCAAAAAAGGATCCTCATGCTGAGGAAATTTTGTATCTGATGAAAAACAACGAAGCTCTTCGGGTTGCCTATGTTGATGAAATAACCACTAGTAGGGATGAGAAGGAGTACTACTCCGTTCTTGTTAAGTATGACCAACAATTGCAGAGAGAGGTGGAAATTTACCGTGTAAAGTTGCCTGGTCCCTTGAAGCTTGGGGAAGGAAAGccagaaaatcaaaatcatgCCATCATATTCACTCGTGGTGATGCAGTTCAAACTATTGATATGAACCAGGATAACTACTTTGAGGAGGCACTGAAAATGCGAAATCTCTTGGAAGAATACAGGCATTACTATGGCATCCGGAAACCAACTATTTTGGGAGTTAGGGAGCATGTTTTTACTGGTTCTGTTTCCTCTCTTGCTTGGTTCATGTCAGCTCAGGAAACAAGTTTTGTCACCTTAGGACAGAGGGTTTTGGCAAATCCTTTGAAGGTTAGGATGCATTATGGTCATCCAGATGTATTTGACAGGTTTTGGTTCTTAACACGTGGTGGTATCAGCAAAGCTTCCAGAGTGATCAACATCAGTGAAGACATTTTTGCTGGCTTTAATTGTACTCTCCGAGGAGGTAATGTTACACACCATGAATACATTCAGGTTGGAAAGGGAAGGGACGTTGGATTGAATCAAGTATCAATGTTTGAAGCAaaggttgctagtgggaatgggGAGCAAGTCCTTAGCAGAGACGTGTATAGATTGGGTCATAGGCTGGACTTTTTCCGCATGCTCTCTTTCTTCTACACTACTGTGGGATTCTTCTTCAACACAATGATGGTGATTCTGACTGTATATGCCTTTCTATGGGGTCGACTTTATCTTGCCCTTAGTGGTGTTGAGGCTGCAATGGAAAGTAACAGCAATAACAATAAAGCACTTGGTACCATCTTGAATCAGCAGTTCATTATTCAACTTGGACTTTTCACTGCCCTTCCAATGATTGTAGAGAATTCCCTTGAGCATGGGTTCCTTCAGGCTATCTGGGATTTCTTGACAATGCAGCTCCAGCTTTCATCAGTTTTTTACACATTCTCAATGGGCACTCGTAGTCATTTCTTTGGCCGGACTATTTTGCATGGTGGGGCAAAATATCGGGCTACCGGACGTGGATTTGTTGTAGAGCACAAGAGTTTTGCTGAGAACTATAGACTCTATGCACGTAGCCATTTTGTGAAAGCAATTGAATTGGGGTTAATTCTTGTAATCTATGCTTCACACAGTCCTGTGGCATCTGACACATTTGTGTATATAGCCATGACCATTACTAGTTGGTTCTTAGTGGCATCGTGGATTATTGCACCGTTTGTTTTCAATCCTTCTGGCTTTGACTGGTTAAAAACTGTGTATGATTTCGATGACTTTATGAACTGGATTTGGTACAGAGGAAGTGTGTTTGCTAAGGCTGAACAGAGCTGGGAAAGGTGGTGGTATGAAGAGCAGGATCATCTAAGAGTAACTGGCCTTTGGGGGAAATGTATGGAGATAATTTTAGACCttcgtttcttctttttccagtATGGAATTGTATATCAGCTAGGAATTGCTGCTGGAAGTCACAGTATTGTTGTTTACCTGCTGTCTTGGATTTGTGTGGTTCTTATATTTGGGGTATATATGCTGGTTGCATATGCCCACAACAAATATGCAGCCAAAGAGCATATATACTATCGGCTGGTCCAGTTCC
- the LOC107478128 gene encoding uncharacterized protein LOC107478128 translates to MASGSSGRGNSGSKGFDFGSDDILCSYEDFGNRDSNSSNGNHSDPVINANSTKDFHKSRMTRASMFPTTAYNPPEDSLSQDVIATVEKSMKKYADNLMRFLEGISSRLSQLELYCYNLDKSIGEMRSDLNRDHGEQDLKLKALEKHLQEVHRSVQILRDKQELADTQKELAKLQLAQKESSSSSHSEERSSPSTTDPKKIDSASDAHNQQLALALPHQIPPQQPPPQPAAPHAQAPVANASQATQQPTYYMQQPPTPLPNPPAAPQLSQNQYLPLTNQQYQTPQLQQDMSRVTPQPTPSQVAPSPAVQQFPQYQQPQQQQQQPQQPQPPQQQWAQQVPSSQPPSMPPQIRTPTSYPSYLPSQPANPTPPTETLPNSMPMQMPAYSGVPQPGSSRGDAMPYGYGGTAGRTVPQQQPPPQQMKGSFPAQPGDMYGTASPHPALPPPASAYTMYEGEGGRTHHPPQPPPHYAQAGYPPSSASLQNPGGHNLMGRNPNQTQFMRNHPYNELIEKMVSMGFRGDHVASVIQRMEDSGQPIDFNSVLDRLNVHGSVGPQRGGWSG, encoded by the exons ATGGCGTCTGGATCCTCAGGTCGCGGTAACTCGGGTTCCAAGGGTTTTGATTTCGGTTCCGATGATATCCTCTGCTCCTACGAAGACTTCGGTAACAGGGATTCCAATTCTTCCAATGGCAATCATTCCGATCCAGTTATCAACGCCAATTCAACTAAG GATTTTCACAAATCAAGGATGACGAGAGCATCAATGTTTCCTACTACTGCCTACAATCCGCCTGAAGATTCTCTAAGCCAAGATGTGATTGCAACTGTGGAGAAGAGCATGAAAAAATATGCTGACAACCTCATGCGATTTCTTGAGGGAATTAGTTCAAGGTTATCCCAATTGGAATTATATTGCTACAATCTTGACAAATCTATTGGAGAAATGAGATCTGATTTAAATCGTGACCATGGGGAGCAAGATTTAAAGCTCAAGGCACTTGAAAAACATCTTCAAGAG GTTCATAGATCTGTACAAATTTTAAGAGACAAGCAAGAGCTAGCTGACACTCAGAAAGAATTAGCCAAGCTTCAACTTGCTCAGAAGGAATCATCTTCCTCAAGCCACTCAGAGGAGAGATCATCGCCTTCTACAACAGATCCTAAAAAGATTGATAGTGCATCTGATGCACACAACCAGCAGTTAGCTCTTGCACTTCCTCATCAAATTCCCCCACAGCAGCCGCCGCCGCAACCGGCTGCACCCCATGCTCAAGCTCCAGTAGCAAATGCGTCCCAAGCCACCCAACAGCCTACTTATTACATGCAGCAACCTCCCACTCCATTGCCAAACCCTCCAGCTGCTCCCCAGCTCTCTCAGAATCAGTATTTACCATTGACAAATCAACAATACCAAACACCCCAACTTCAACAAGACATGTCGCGGGTGACTCCACAACCAACACCATCTCAGGTAGCCCCATCCCCAGCTGTGCAACAGTTCCCTCAGTATCAGCAGCCACAGCAACAACAGCAACAGCCGCAGCAGCCGCAGCCACCCCAGCAGCAGTGGGCTCAGCAGGTGCCATCTTCACAGCCTCCCTCAATGCCACCCCAGATAAGAACCCCCACATCCTACCCTTCCTATCTGCCAAGCCAACCAGCAAACCCAACTCCCCCCACTGAAACACTACCTAACAGCATGCCCATGCAGATGCCAGCATATTCTGGAGTTCCACAACCTGGTTCTAGCCGCGGCGATGCCATGCCTTATGGATACGGAGGAACTGCTGGCCGAACTGTTCCGCAGCAGCAACCTCCACCACAGCAGATGAAGGGCTCTTTCCCGGCACAACCAGGCGACATGTACGGTACTGCCAGCCCCCATCCAGCACTTCCTCCTCCAGCCAGTGCATACACGATGTATGAAGGCGAGGGAGGGAGGACACaccatccaccccaacctcctcCCCACTATGCTCAAGCTGGATACCCTCCATCAAGTGCTTCACTCCAGAATCCCGGCGGCCACAATCTCATGGGGAGGAATCCTAACCAGACACAGTTTATGCGCAACCACCCTTACAACGAGCTGATTGAGAAAATGGTGAGCATGGGATTCAGGGGTGATCATGTGGCAAGTGTGATCCAGAGGATGGAGGATAGTGGACAGCCAATTGACTTCAACTCTGTGCTTGACAGGTTGAATGTTCATGGCTCTGTGGGCCCCCAGAGAGGAGGATGGTCAGGGTGA
- the LOC107478224 gene encoding glutathione S-transferase T2-like, whose product MVKCFNTFVVGTDQKGETFWSRIHSYCVEFYSDMTREVIACKKRWYKINKDVAQFVGCYDQASRNIRSGSNADDIKELSGGSKRTKVSATGAYSSSSNPETPLADEPGVDSPVRPQGSKKNKQNGKEKAQMSEDFSERKSSVVKKLSLMEDFKNVRERELMDREKKREDEKEHRAKILAIKEKELQIQAAMKEQELQTQRYIKEIEIKAKEREMERMAKEREREMDMQILNADTSTMSEKRRALHEIACEKIITKWFT is encoded by the exons ATGGTTAAATGTTTCAACACATTTGTAGTTGGTACCGATCAAAAGGGGGAAACATTTTGGAGTCGAATTCATAGTTACTGTGTAGAATTTTACTCCGACATGACAAGGGAGGTAATTGCATGTAAGAAACGATGGTATAAGATCAACAAGGATGTTGCACAATTTGTTGGTTGCTACGATCAAGCTAGTCGAAACATAAGGAGTGGTTCGAACGCTGATGATATAAAAGAGTTG AGTGGCGGCTCAAAGAGAACCAAGGTTAGTGCAACTGGAGCATACTCATCCTCATCAAACCCAGAAACACCGTTGGCTGACGAACCCGGTGTGGACTCTCCCGTTCGCCCACAAGGATCAAAGAAGAACAAGCAAAATGGTAAGGAAAAAGCACAAATGTCTGAAGATTTTAGCGAAAGAAAATCATCGGTTGTCAAAAAATTATCTCTCATGGAAGATTTTAAGAATGTTAGAGAAAGAGAACTAATGGatagggaaaaaaaaagagaagatgaGAAGGAACATAGAGCAAAGATTTTGGCAATCAAAGAGAAGGAGTTACAAATTCAAGCggcaatgaaagaacaagaattacaaACTCAGAGGTATATTAAAGAAATTGAgataaaagcaaaagaaagggaGATGGAAAGGATGGCCAAGGAAAGGGAAAGGGAGATGGATATGCAAATACTTAATGCTGACACGTCTACAATGAGTGAAAAACGACGAGCTCTTCATGAGATTGCATGTGAGAAAATAATCACCAAGTGGTTTACTTAA